The Gemmatimonadales bacterium genome contains the following window.
ACCGCCTCGTACGTCCCGCTCCTCGGCGGGACGACCGTGCTGGGGCGGTTCTTCGACTCGACGGAGGACCGGCTCGGCGCGGGGCCCGTCGCGGTCGTGAGCCACGCCTACTGGATGCGGCAGATGGGCGGCGACCCGGCCGTGCTGCATCGGACGCTCGCGATCGGCCCCTTCGCCTACGCCATCATCGGCGTCGCGACGCCGGGCTTCGCCGGCGCCGAGCTCGAGGAGCCGGACGTTTGGCTGCCGATCCATCAGGCGGCCCCGATCCTCGCCGGCGCCCAGGCGCTGTCGAGCTGGAACTGGTTCTGGGTGCAGACGATCGTGCGGCTCGCGCCCGGCGTGACCTCTGGCGTCGCGGCGTCGGAGGCGACGCTCGTCGAGCAGCGCGCGATGCCGGCGTCCTCCGCGCCGCCGGGCGCGGGACCCCGGGCCCGGCGGGCCGGGATCGAGCAGGTGGTGCTCGGCCCGATCCAGGCGGCGCGCGGCCCCGGGATGACGGACGACGCCCGGGTGGCGCTGTGGGTGGGGGCCGTCGCGCTCGCCGTGCTGCTGGTGGCGTGCGCGAACGTGGGCAACCTGCTGCTGGCGCGCGCGCTGCGGCGCCGCACGGAGCTGGCGGTCCGCGCCGGCCTCGGCGCCGGGCGCGCCGCATTGGTGCGGCAGGTGCTCGTCGAGAGCCTCGTGCTCGCGCTGCTCGGCGGAGCCGCCGCGCTTCTCGTCGCCCTGTGGGGCGGGGCCGCCGTGCGCGCCTACCTGCTGCGGAGCCCGGTGCCCGCCTCGTCGATCCTGGACCCGCGCGTGCTCGCGTTCACCACGCTGGCGGCCTTGGCCACCGGGCTGCTCGCGGGCGTGGCACCGGCGTGGCAGGCCGGACGGACCGATCTGTCCGGCGCGCTCCGGAGCGGCGGCCGCGACGTGAGCCCCACGCGCGGGCGCCTGCGCTCGGCGCTGCTGGCGACGCAGGTCGCCCTGACGCTGGTGCTGCTGGTGGGGGCCGGCCTGTTCGTGCGGAGCCTCAGGCACGCGCAGACGCTGGACTACGGCTTCGACGTGGACCACCTGCTGCTGGCGAACGCGCGGCAGCGCGGCGGCAACGTCTCCATCTCGCGCCAGCTCGCCGCGTCGCCCGAGGGTCCGGTGGATCCGCAGAGCGCGCGGCTGCTGCGGATGCGCGAGAAGATCCGCGCCAATCCGCTGGTCACCGGCGCCGACGCGTTGGTCGGCATGCCCTACCAGTCCGTGATCATGCTCTCCATCCGCGTGTCGGGGCGCGACACCCTGCCGCGCCTGGCGGGCGGCGGCCCGTTCATGCTGGCGGTGACGCCGACCTATTTCGCCACCGTGGGCACGCGCATCCTCCGCGGCCGCGGCTTCACCGACGGCGACGTGAAGGGCTCGCTGCCCGTCGCGGTCGTGGACGAGTCGTTCGCGAAGCTCGCCTGGCCGGATCGCGATGCGATCGGGCAGTGCATCTTCCTGGGCGACACGACGTGCATCCAGGTCGTCGGCGTCGCCGCGGACGTCAGGGGCCGCTCGGTCACGCAGGCGCAGTCGCTGAATTACTACCTCGCCTTCCAGCAACAGCTGCAACCCCCGGAGATGTCGCTCGACGGGCTGGTGATCCGCACCCGCGGACCCGCGGCGGCCGCCGCGGGCCTGGTGCAGCACGCGCTCCAGGTCTCCGAGCCGGACCTGCCGTACGTCCAGGTGCAGACGCTGGCCGACCGGATCGCTCCGCAGTGGCGGTCGTGGCAGCTCGGCGCGACGATGCTGTCGCTGTTCGGCCTGCTGGCGCTGGTGATCGCCTCGCTGGGACTGTACGGCGTCACGGCCTACGGCGTCGCGCAGCGCACGCAGGAGATCGGCGTGCGCATCGCGCTCGGCGCGGGCCGGCGCGACGTGGTGGGCCTCGCGGTCACGCAGGCCGTGCGGGCCACCGCGGTCGGCGCGGCGATCGGCATGCTGCTGGCCTTCGCGCTCGGCCGCGCGGTGGCGGCGCTCCTGTTCGGCGTCAAGCCGCTCGATCCGCTGAGCATCCTCGGCGGCGTCGCGGTGCTGCTCACCGTCGCCGCAGTGGCCGCGTACCTCCCGGCCCGCCGGGCGGCGGGGATCGATCCGATGCAGGCGTTGAGGACGGAGTGAAGACGTTGGTGGGTCGTAGGTGGTGGGTTGTCGTCCCACCCGCTACCACCCACAACCTACAACCCACTGACCGATGATAAGCATCCGGAATCTCGAGAAGGCCTACGACACCGGCGGTTCCAGGACCTACGTCCTCCGCCACGTCGACTTCGACGTCGCGCCCGGCGAGTTCGTCACCATCATGGGGCCGTCGGGGGCGGGGAAGTCCACCCTCCTCGCCATTCTCGGGATGCTCGACGGCCAGTGGACCGGCGAGTACGAGTTCCTCGGCGAGCCGGTGCACGCGCTCTCGGTCAAGCAGCGCAACGAGCTCCACAAGAAGCACGTCGGCTTCGTTTTCCAGCAGTACCACCTGATTGACGACCTCACCGTCGAGGAGAACCTCGACGTCCCGCTCTCGTATCGGAACGTCAAGAAGGCCGAGCGCCAGGCCATCGTCGCCGACGCGCTGGACCGGTTCCAGATCGTCGCGAAGAAGAAGCTGTTCCCCAGC
Protein-coding sequences here:
- a CDS encoding ADOP family duplicated permease; its protein translation is MDTLIQDIRYAVRGLLRSPGFTAAVVLTLALGIGANTTMFGVLDTLLLKPPAGVRDASRVARVYFRLGGTTITIGGGASSAMASTSFPAYEALRGVRGFAGVAAFGDGGVSIGTGAEARPARIRAVTASYVPLLGGTTVLGRFFDSTEDRLGAGPVAVVSHAYWMRQMGGDPAVLHRTLAIGPFAYAIIGVATPGFAGAELEEPDVWLPIHQAAPILAGAQALSSWNWFWVQTIVRLAPGVTSGVAASEATLVEQRAMPASSAPPGAGPRARRAGIEQVVLGPIQAARGPGMTDDARVALWVGAVALAVLLVACANVGNLLLARALRRRTELAVRAGLGAGRAALVRQVLVESLVLALLGGAAALLVALWGGAAVRAYLLRSPVPASSILDPRVLAFTTLAALATGLLAGVAPAWQAGRTDLSGALRSGGRDVSPTRGRLRSALLATQVALTLVLLVGAGLFVRSLRHAQTLDYGFDVDHLLLANARQRGGNVSISRQLAASPEGPVDPQSARLLRMREKIRANPLVTGADALVGMPYQSVIMLSIRVSGRDTLPRLAGGGPFMLAVTPTYFATVGTRILRGRGFTDGDVKGSLPVAVVDESFAKLAWPDRDAIGQCIFLGDTTCIQVVGVAADVRGRSVTQAQSLNYYLAFQQQLQPPEMSLDGLVIRTRGPAAAAAGLVQHALQVSEPDLPYVQVQTLADRIAPQWRSWQLGATMLSLFGLLALVIASLGLYGVTAYGVAQRTQEIGVRIALGAGRRDVVGLAVTQAVRATAVGAAIGMLLAFALGRAVAALLFGVKPLDPLSILGGVAVLLTVAAVAAYLPARRAAGIDPMQALRTE
- a CDS encoding ABC transporter ATP-binding protein, which codes for MISIRNLEKAYDTGGSRTYVLRHVDFDVAPGEFVTIMGPSGAGKSTLLAILGMLDGQWTGEYEFLGEPVHALSVKQRNELHKKHVGFVFQQYHLIDDLTVEENLDVPLSYRNVKKAERQAIVADALDRFQIVAKKKLFPSQLSGGQQQLVAVARAIVAAPKLILADEPTGNLHSSQGKEIMELFKKLNAQGTTIVQVTHSETNAAYGNRVVNLLDGWIVK